From Harpia harpyja isolate bHarHar1 chromosome 19, bHarHar1 primary haplotype, whole genome shotgun sequence, one genomic window encodes:
- the LOC128154707 gene encoding myb-related transcription factor, partner of profilin-like, with translation MAAGGGGARRGLLKRKPNFTLQEIDILMSEVLKYEQLLFGAAASTVNAYEKQKIWWRITNKINAAGRNQRDIGEVKNRWRGLRRRANDKITRHRQERQAPAARPAVRVGNGNGNGNGSGPGPPELGPGPAPGWGPRGTAGIDPPLLGVEVVAPHGVKEEPVKEEPVEVKTEPFHSPAANSVPSRGADRRLPRTGIRPPGELCEGWSRSPPRPAPPELSLGELGGQQEPLGSDFPSILFEQEAEHLNNCGAGEPGPPGTTGLSDGAPDCTQLTPAEKRIVQSNERLVQEMRAFRREYAESRRETTSVLRVIAQALGGLSRSLAEIRDLYLREQAVPKP, from the exons atggcggcgggaggcggcggggcgcggcgggggttGCTGAAACGGAAGCCGAACTTCACGTTACAGGAGATCGACATCCTGATGAGCGAGGTGCTCAAGTACGAGCAGCTGCTCTTCGGCGCCGCCGCCAGCACCGTCAACGCCTACGAGAAGCAGAAGATCTGGTGGCGCATCACCAACAAGATCAACGCCGCCGGCCGCAACCAGCGCGACATCGGCGAGGTGAAGAACCGCTGGCGGGGGCTGCGCCGCCGGGCCAACGATAAGAtcacccggcaccggcaggagaGGCAGGCGCCCGCCGCTCGCCCGGCCGTCAGAGTCGGTAACGGCAACGGCAACGGCAACGGttccggccccggcccgccggaGCTCGGCCCCGGGCCCGCTCCCGGTTGGGGACCGCGGGGCACCGCCGGCATCGACCCGCCGCTCCTCGGCGTCGAGGTGGTGGCGCCGCACG GCGTCAAGGAGGAGCCGGTGAAGGAGGAGCCGGTGGAGGTGAAGACTGAGCCCTTCCACAGCCCGGCTGCCAACAGCGTCCCCAGCCGCGGCGCCGACCGCCGGCTACCCCGCACCGGCATCCGCCCGCCTGGCGAGCTGTGCGAAGGCTGGAGCCGGAGCCCCCCACGCCCCGCGCCCCCCGAACTCTCCCTCGGCGAGctgggtgggcagcaggagccaTTGGGCTCCGATTTCCCGAGCATCCTCTTCGAGCAAGAGGCCGAGCATCTCAATAACTGCGGCGCAGGCGAACCGGGCCCCCCCGGGACGACGGGGCTGTCGGACGGGGCACCCGACTGTACCCAGCTCACCCCGGCCGAAAAACGCATCGTCCAGTCTAACGAACGGCTGGTGCAGGAGATGCGAGCTTTCCGACGGGAATACGCCGAGAGCCGCCGGGAGACCACCTCCGTCCTGCGCGTCATTGCCCAGGCACTGGGCGGCCTCAGCCGGAGCCTGGCCGAAATCCGTGACCTCTACCTCCGGGAGCAGGCGGTCCCCAAACCCTGA